In Cucurbita pepo subsp. pepo cultivar mu-cu-16 chromosome LG04, ASM280686v2, whole genome shotgun sequence, the following are encoded in one genomic region:
- the LOC111792697 gene encoding putative disease resistance protein RGA4 isoform X3, whose amino-acid sequence MAESILFNVAASLVTKLGSPAITEFQLFWGVHDELDKLKHTILAMEAVLLDAEDQQSNSHAVKNWISRVKDAFYEVHDLIDEFTYETLRHQVMGKGKRGVKEP is encoded by the exons ATGGCGGAATCGATTCTATTCAATGTTGCGGCATCCCTTGTTACCAAATTGGGGTCTCCTGCTATCACAGAGTTTCAATTGTTTTGGGGCGTTCATGATGAGCTTGATAAACTCAAGCATACTATTTTAGCAATGGAAGCTGTGCTTCTTGATGCAGAGGACCAACAATCCAACAGTCATGCAGTGAAGAATTGGATTTCAAGGGTCAAAGATGCTTTCTATGAAGTCCATGACTTGATTGATGAGTTCACTTATGAAACCTTGAGGCACCAAGTTATGGGCAAAGGTAAAAGAGGGGTGAAAGAG CCATGA
- the LOC111792697 gene encoding putative disease resistance protein RGA4 isoform X2: MAESILFNVAASLVTKLGSPAITEFQLFWGVHDELDKLKHTILAMEAVLLDAEDQQSNSHAVKNWISRVKDAFYEVHDLIDEFTYETLRHQVMGKGKRGVKERSHSPRAMQYIIGFRRVK, encoded by the exons ATGGCGGAATCGATTCTATTCAATGTTGCGGCATCCCTTGTTACCAAATTGGGGTCTCCTGCTATCACAGAGTTTCAATTGTTTTGGGGCGTTCATGATGAGCTTGATAAACTCAAGCATACTATTTTAGCAATGGAAGCTGTGCTTCTTGATGCAGAGGACCAACAATCCAACAGTCATGCAGTGAAGAATTGGATTTCAAGGGTCAAAGATGCTTTCTATGAAGTCCATGACTTGATTGATGAGTTCACTTATGAAACCTTGAGGCACCAAGTTATGGGCAAAGGTAAAAGAGGGGTGAAAGAG AGGAGCCACAGTCCAAGAGCAATGCAGTACATAATTGGATTTCGAAGGGTCAAATAG
- the LOC111792697 gene encoding uncharacterized protein LOC111792697 isoform X1 codes for MAESILFNVAASLVTKLGSPAITEFQLFWGVHDELDKLKHTILAMEAVLLDAEDQQSNSHAVKNWISRVKDAFYEVHDLIDEFTYETLRHQVMGKGKRGVKEVLPQFDQFPCLKCLGLKSLPCIEYIDNDGYRSSSIFFPSLEKLSIIDMHNLKGWWKGETSSEGTPNNASFPITMSPL; via the exons ATGGCGGAATCGATTCTATTCAATGTTGCGGCATCCCTTGTTACCAAATTGGGGTCTCCTGCTATCACAGAGTTTCAATTGTTTTGGGGCGTTCATGATGAGCTTGATAAACTCAAGCATACTATTTTAGCAATGGAAGCTGTGCTTCTTGATGCAGAGGACCAACAATCCAACAGTCATGCAGTGAAGAATTGGATTTCAAGGGTCAAAGATGCTTTCTATGAAGTCCATGACTTGATTGATGAGTTCACTTATGAAACCTTGAGGCACCAAGTTATGGGCAAAGGTAAAAGAGGGGTGAAAGAG GTTCTCCCACAATTTGATCAATTTCCTTGTCTCAAGTGTTTGGGTCTTAAATCATTACCGTGCATTGAGTACATTGACAACGATGGTTATCGTTcttcatcaatattttttcCATCCCTTGAGAAATTAAGCATCATAGACATGCACAATTTAAAAGGATGGTGGAAGGGTGAAACTTCATCAGAAGGAACTCCAAATAATGCATCATTTCCTATAACAATGTCTCCTTTGTGA
- the LOC111792696 gene encoding disease resistance protein RGA2-like has protein sequence MGHKIRDIREKLKAIDADKNQFYFSEHVIITRDDELRKSRETISFICDDEVVGRDPDKKAIIDLLLNTDLNTKENIGMIAIVGMGGLGKTTLAQTVYNNENITKHFDLKLWVCVSEDFDIKVIVEKIIEFATRKKPEILQMDSLQSDLRTHINGKKYLLIMDDVWNEDYEKWVNLKRLLTGGASGSRVLITTRHRRVAETFDTTSCYDLGELDDKSAWLLFKKMALGSEEPGKELENSNLVDIGKEIVVKFKGLPLAIRTIGRLLYAKKPEYHLWLTFKDKELSRVLEQREETQFILSILELSYHHLPSSLKQCFLYCTLFPKDYNIRKDEVIKQWVTQSFVQSVGIIEPYDIGEDYFMELLSRSFFQDVTRNEMGDIIKFKIHDLMNDLACSIVKKEYVSMDVNDKVVTGRTRHISIYHNFGIKLENLKLLYEAKNLQTLIIDAPTKDAQKVLNLIPTKFLRLRTLSFDSSIFSTFQVLPKSIGKLKHLRYLNICLYELQFLPNSITKLYNLETLILDWCEHLQELPRDAKNWMKLRYLSLTGNTEIKFLPDSIASLQNLETLILQDCSLLRELPKDIKKCVNLKHLDLRGCNALTHLPKGLGELTNLQTMNLFILNKDVGCEI, from the coding sequence ATGGGTCACAAAATTAGAGACAttagagagaaattgaaaGCTATTGATGCTGATAAGaatcaattctatttctctgAGCATGTGATAATTACTCGAGATGATGAGCTGAGAAAGAGTCGAGAGACTATCTCTTTTATATGTGATGATGAAGTGGTCGGTAGAGATCCCGACAAGAAAGCAATTATAGATCTTCTCCTAAATACAGATCTTAATACCAAGGAGAACATTGGGATGATTGCTATAGTTGGAATGGGAGGATTAGGAAAAACAACACTTGCTCAAACTGTCTACAATAATGAAAACATAACGAaacattttgatttgaaactaTGGGTGTGTGTTTCTGAAGACTTTGATATAAAGGTTATTGTTGAAAAGATTATAGAGTTTGCAACAAGAAAGAAACCTGAGATTCTTCAAATGGATTCGTTGCAAAGTGATCTTCGAACTCATATTAATGGGAAAAAGTACTTGCTCATTATGGATGATGTGTGGAATGAAGATTACGAGAAATGGGTTAATCTCAAAAGATTATTGACGGGTGGTGCGTCAGGCAGTAGAGTTTTGATCACAACGCGTCATCGACGAGTTGCAGAGACTTTTGACACGACTTCATGTTATGATTTAGGAGaattggatgataaaagtgcTTGGCTATTGTTCAAAAAAATGGCTTTAGGAAGCGAGGAACCAGGAAAAgaacttgaaaattcaaatctagTCGATATTGGCAAGGAGATTGTGGTAAAGTTCAAAGGCCTTCCTCTTGCAATAAGAACGATAGGACGTCTTTTATATGCCAAAAAGCCAGAGTATCATCTTTGGTTGACTTTCAAGGATAAAGAGCTTTCTCGAGTTTTGGAGCAAAGAGAAGAGACACAATTCATACTATCAATACTGGAGCTTAGTTATCACCATCTACCGTCTAGTTTGAAGCAATGTTTTTTATATTGTACTTTATTTCCCAAAGATTATAATATTCGAAAGGATGAAGTGATAAAGCAGTGGGTGACACAAAGTTTCGTTCAATCAGTTGGCATAATTGAGCCATATGACATTGGTGAAGATTATTTCATGGAATTATTATCAAGGTCATTCTTTCAAGACGTcacaagaaatgaaatgggTGACATAATAAAGTTTAAGATTCACGACTTGATGAATGATCTTGCTTGTTCCATAGTGAAGAAAGAATATGTTTCTATGGATGTGAATGATAAGGTCGTCACGGGAAGAACGAGACACATCTCAATTTACCATAACTTCGGTATAAAGTTGGAGAacttgaaattattatatgaGGCAAAAAATTTGCAGACATTAATTATTGATGCTCCCACTAAGGATGCCCAAAAAGTCCTTAACCTAATTCCTACTAAGTTTTTGCGATTAAGGACGTTGAGTTTTGATTCCAGCATTTTTAGTACTTTTCAAGTATTGCCCAAATCTATTGGCAAGTTGAAACATTTAAGATATCTGAATATTTGTCTATATGAACTTCAGTTCCTTCCGAATTCAATAACTAAATTGTATAATTTGGAAACACTTATCCTTGATTGGTGTGAACATTTACAAGAGTTGCCGAGAGATGCAAAAAATTGGATGAAGTTAAGGTATCTAAGCCTTACTGGAAATACAGAGATAAAATTCCTTCCGGATTCAATTGCTTCGTtgcaaaatttggaaacacTTATCCTTCAAGATTGTTCTCTATTAAGAGAATTGCctaaagatattaaaaaatgtgttaACCTTAAGCATCTTGATTTACGTGGTTGCAATGCGTTGACTCATTTACCTAAAGGACTAGGTGAGCTTACTAATCTTCAAACAATGAACttgtttatattaaataaagatgTTGGTTGCGAGATTTAA
- the LOC111792721 gene encoding uncharacterized protein LOC111792721 gives MTIIDFLFLFAVSVTLWHSVQSTTIARSRGRRRNSRRSQWRVVDAIAGGEALMDRERESRPPEQGTKTMLKSKELPQWANELILARRPAATWLAKRSVQHRDFEGKFLQKFDGLFKISFIFNENADEDPEVRVFVKDERSIEKKVREVMLAKGRPIVLEKVRLYVQSSMAKGDLEVIGWSQRLINRLHLRQP, from the exons ATGACGATTattgattttctgtttctttttgcagtAAGTGTTACTTTATGGC atTCTGTTCAGAGCACCACCATTGCCAGGAGTAGAGGTCGGCGACGGAACAGTAGGCGGAGCCAGTGGAGAGTAGTCGATGCCATAGCAGGTGGTGAAGCTCTAAtggacagagagagagagtcacgTCCCCcggagcaagggacaaagacgaTGTTGAAGTCGAAAGAGTTGCCACAGTGGGCGAATGAGCTGATTTTGGCGAGGAGGCCGgcggcaacttggttggcgaagaggtCAGTGCAACACCGGGATTTCGAAGGTAAATTTCTGCAGAAGTTCGATGGGCTTTTCAAAATTtcgtttatttttaatgagaaCGCTGATGAGGATCCTGAGGTTAGGGTTTTTGTGAAGGATGAAAGGTCGATTGAGAAGAAAGTGAGAGAGGTTATGTTGGCTAAGGGGAGACCAATTGTGTTGGagaaggtgaggttgtatgtacagagtagTATGGCGAagggtgatttggaggtcatagGGTGGAGCCAAAGACTAATCAATCGGCTCCACTTGCGGCAGCCATGA